A DNA window from Pyrus communis chromosome 3, drPyrComm1.1, whole genome shotgun sequence contains the following coding sequences:
- the LOC137730076 gene encoding G-type lectin S-receptor-like serine/threonine-protein kinase At1g11410 has protein sequence MQLVKRLLNVLVLHLLLVWLCSSLDTIKFDQPVGDGDFLVSKNETFVLGFFSPGTSTNRYVGIWYKFSEDRVVWVANRDNPINGSSGVLSIGSDGNLVLQAKTSQGLVRLWSTNVSISSARNIFAQILDSGSLVLAQQGSQDVFWQSTDHPTHILLSNMKIGLDRRSGINRFLMCWKSDNDPGTGNVLLRMDLNGSPQLILYKNEAKWWRSGHWNGIQWGGIPAVQRNVVFKIKFVNNKDEIAVQWTVLDPSIYSVITIDGMGTLNQLAWQGQQHQWVSLWSAPLDACDSYGKCGQFGNCNPYTNSGFNCTCYPGYEPTSPQDWDLRDGTGGCKRQQGSRSMCRNGEGFVKMKNVKVPDTSSIKLETNLSLEVCEEECLRNCSCLAYASADVRNGGTGCMTWYKDLMDTKQFTEGGQDLYIRADAVVLAQYKKKSGAGFSSGKRRLAIILGASISVASLLILAVLCWFRKMSRKERGGQPELLNDPAAFGSRSCEDLPIRKEVDEHRGKTDLPFFDLTTVVAATENFSFANMLGHGGFGMVYKGNLADGQEIAVKRLSRNSGQGVDEFKNEVMLIAKLQHRNLVRLLGCCIDKEERMLIYEYMPNRSLDLFIFDKNRKSSLDWRKRFQIIIGIARGVLYLHQDSRLKIIHRDLKASNVLLDGSMNPKISDFGMARMFGDDQIEANTNRVVGTYGYMSPEYAMDGLYSTKSDVFSFGVLALEIISGRKNNFQFENPSLNLVGLIWDLWTEGKVLDIVDLSLNESYLTHEVIRCIQIGLLCVQEYTTDRPTMLDVVFMLGNEMTLPHPKKAAFSFKNSGPDSSTSRGASSVNDVTVTVIEAR, from the exons ATGCAGTTGGTGAAACGTCTGCTAAATGTTTTAGTTCTTCATCTCCTCCTTGTCTGGCTCTGCTCTTCCTTGGACACCATAAAATTTGATCAACCCGTCGGAGACGGTGATTTCTTGGTGTCCAAGAATGAGACCTTTGTCTTGGGGTTCTTTAGTCCCGGGACATCTACCAACCGCTATGTTGGAATTTGGTACAAGTTTTCAGAAGACAGGGTTGTGTGGGTGGCCAACAGAGATAATCCCATCAATGGCAGCTCAGGAGTTCTCTCAATAGGTTCTGATGGAAACCTAGTGCTGCAGGCCAAGACTAGCCAAGGCCTTGTTCGTCTGTGGTCAACGAATGTTTCGATATCATCAGCGCGCAATATTTTCGCCCAAATCCTTGATTCGGGAAGCCTTGTTTTGGCTCAACAAGGCAGCCAGGATGTTTTTTGGCAGAGCACTGATCACCCTACACATATTCTTCTTTCGAATATGAAAATCGGGTTGGACAGGAGAAGTGGCATCAACCGGTTCCTCATGTGTTGGAAATCGGACAATGATCCAGGGACGGGGAATGTTTTGTTGAGAATGGACCTGAATGGATCACCTCAGTTGATCTTGTACAAGAATGAGGCTAAGTGGTGGAGGTCAGGACATTGGAACGGGATTCAATGGGGCGGCATACCTGCCGTGCAGCGGAACGTTGTGTTTAAGATCAAATTTGTGAACAACAAAGATGAAATTGCTGTGCAGTGGACTGTTCTCGACCCTTCAATTTACTCGGTGATCACAATAGATGGGATGGGAACACTCAACCAGCTAGCATGGCAGGGGCAACAGCACCAGTGGGTTTCGCTTTGGTCAGCGCCATTGGATGCCTGTGACAGCTATGGCAAGTGTGGTCAGTTTGGTAATTGCAATCCCTACACTAACAGTGGGTTCAACTGCACATGCTACCCCGGGTATGAACCAACCTCACCGCAGGATTGGGATTTGAGAGACGGAACAGGTGGGTGCAAGAGGCAGCAGGGCTCGCGGTCCATGTGCAGGAATGGCGAGGGATTTGTGAAGATGAAAAATGTAAAGGTTCCAGACACGTCCTCCATAAAATTGGAGACGAATTTGAGCTTGGAAGTGTGCGAGGAGGAGTGCTTGAGGAACTGCTCGTGCTTAGCGTATGCGAGTGCAGATGTGAGGAATGGAGGTACTGGATGCATGACATGGTATAAAGATTTGATGGATACTAAGCAGTTCACAGAAGGCGGGCAAGATTTGTACATTCGCGCAGATGCAGTAGTTTTAG cTCAGTATAAAAAGAAGTCAGGAGCAGGGTTTTCTTCCGGAAAAAGGCGACTGGCTATTATATTGGGAGCGTCAATTTCTGTCGCCTCATTGCTCATCCTCGCAGTTTTATGTTGGTTCAGGAAAATGAGCAGGAAGG AGAGAGGAGGACAACCTGAACTGCTGAATGATCCCGCTGCTTTTGGTTCACGAAGCTGTGAAGATTTGCCAATAAGAAAAGAGGTTGATGAACACAGAGGAAAAACAGATTTACCTTTTTTCGATTTAACCACCGTGGTTGCAGCCACAGAAAATTTCTCTTTTGCTAATATGCTTGGACATGGTGGCTTCGGCATGGTATATAAG GGAAATCTAGCTGATGGACAGGAAATAGCTGTCAAAAGATTATCGAGAAATTCAGGACAAGGAGTAGACgaattcaagaatgaagtcaTGCTTATAGCAAAACTCCAGCATAGAAACCTTGTGAGGCTTTTGGGTTGCTGCATAGATAAAGAAGAGAGGATGTTAATCTATGAATACATGCCGAATCGCAGCTTGGACTTATTCATTTTTG ATAAAAACAGAAAGTCGTCGTTAGACTGGAGAAAGCGATTTCAAATTATCATTGGGATTGCTCGAGGCGTCCTATATCTTCATCAAGATTCGAGACTAAAAATAATTCACAGGGATTTGAAAGCAAGCAATGTTTTACTGGATGGTTCAATGAACccaaaaatatcagattttggcATGGCAAGAATGTTCGGGGATGACCAGATTGAAGCCAACACGAATAGAGTTGTTGGCACCTA CGGTTACATGTCACCGGAGTATGCTATGGATGGGCTATATTCCACAAAATCTGATGTGTTTAGCTTTGGAGTCTTGGCACTAGAGATCATTAGCGGCAGGAAGAACAATTTCCAATTCGAAAACCCCTCTCTGAATTTGGTTGGACTA ATATGGGACTTGTGGACAGAAGGAAAAGTCTTGGACATAGTTGATTTATCACTAAATGAGTCATATTTGACTCATGAAGTTATAAGATGCATTCAGATTGGGCTCTTGTGCGTGCAAGAATACACAACAGACCGACCGACCATGTTAGATGTTGTGTTCATGCTGGGGAACGAAATGACTCTTCCACATCCGAAAAAGGCAGCGTTTAGCTTCAAAAATAGCGGTCCGGATTCTTCAACTTCTAGGGGAGCTTCTTCTGTAAATGATGTAACAGTCACAGTTATTGAAGCTCGTTGA
- the LOC137727462 gene encoding G-type lectin S-receptor-like serine/threonine-protein kinase RKS1 isoform X1, translated as MNSTIFLFVIIRLLIFLVILPSSISVALDAITPNQPLRDGDFLLSAKKIFKLGFFSPGNSHNRYIGVWYNNIPIQTIVWIANRDNPIIPIAGTGTGLLAIHGDRGGLVIYGKDQNTALWSANVRVSSPNSSVIAKLRDTGNLVLLEYNGSSPTVLWQGFDYPTDTLLPWMKIGQNRRSGLNWSLTSWKSQDDPGSGNFSYEIDPTGFPQLMVYEGRAKWFRGGTWTGKRFSGVPEYTTNSVRNFVNNKDEIYMEITVPNDSVFTRGVLDESGIVKRFVWGAHENKWSEGSSNPSEWCDSYGRCGPNGNCDPYRNYNFSCLCLPGFKPKFPQDWDMRVGSGGCQRKSGASTCQNREGFVKVARVKVPDSSGARVNMNLSLKGCGQECMKDCSCMAYASADETGGGKGCMTWYGDLIDTRTFSNVGQDLYVRVDAVTLAQFANGSVISKKARLGISLLSALVFLGLVFLLCWLVRRKSKAGRQRKYMFFMEERTDLDDQSKINSELQFFDRTTVAAATDNFSVANKLGKGGFGSVYKGVLYNGKEVAVKRLSKNSGQGVEEFKNEVVIIAKLQHRNLVKIIGCCVEDKEKMVIYEYVLNKSLDSFIFDETKRNLLDWTKRFEIISGIARGILYLHQDSRLRIIHRDLKASNILLDASMSPKIADFGMARIFLGDQCEANTHRVVGTYGYMSPEYAMEGIFSVKSDVYSFGVLLLEIITGRRNSGYHHKNYPHSNLVGYVWDLWREGNALEIVDPSMAESYHVNEVVRCIQIALLCVQEFAVDRPTMSMVVFMLGNEAAVPSPTQPAFLLMRSRTGVGPSTSTEGANSINDVTCTEIEAR; from the exons ATGAATTCTACCATATTCCTTTTTGTCATAATTAGATTGCTTATCTTCCTTGTGATTCTTCCCTCTTCCATTTCTGTTGCCCTAGACGCCATTACACCAAACCAACCCCTAAGAGATGGCGACTTTCTTCTCTCCGCCAAAAAAATCTTTAAACTAGGTTTTTTTAGCCCAGGCAATTCTCATAACCGTTACATCGGAGTTTGGTACAACAATATTCCAATCCAAACCATCGTCTGGATTGCAAACAGAGACAACCCCATAATTCCTATTGCTGGAACTGGAACTGGGCTCCTAGCTATTCATGGAGATCGTGGAGGCCTTGTCATTTATGGGAAGGACCAAAATACCGCTCTTTGGTCTGCTAATGTCAGAGTCTCTTCGCCAAACAGTTCCGTAATAGCCAAACTTCGGGATACAGGAAATCTTGTATTGCTTGAGTACAATGGTAGTAGCCCAACGGTGCTGTGGCAAGGCTTTGATTACCCCACAGATACACTGCTTCCTTGGATGAAGATTGGGCAGAACCGGCGGTCAGGGCTGAACTGGAGCCTAACATCTTGGAAGTCCCAGGATGATCCCGGATCAGGGAATTTTTCGTATGAGATTGACCCAACCGGGTTTCCGCAGTTGATGGTTTACGAGGGTCGAGCCAAATGGTTTCGAGGCGGAACTTGGACCGGCAAAAGATTTAGCGGGGTACCCGAATATACAACTAATAGTGTCCGCAACTTTGTGAACAATAAAGATGAGATATATATGGAGATAACTGTTCCAAATGACTCAGTATTCACAAGGGGGGTGCTAGATGAATCAGGAATTGTTAAACGGTTCGTATGGGGAGCTCACGAAAACAAATGGAGCGAAGGAAGCTCTAACCCTAGTGAGTGGTGTGACTCCTATGGACGGTGTGGTCCAAATGGTAACTGTGACCCGTACAGAAATTATAACTTCTCTTGCCTTTGTCTGCCCGGATTTAAACCCAAGTTCCCCCAGGATTGGGATATGAGAGTTGGATCGGGTGGATGCCAGAGAAAATCGGGAGCGTCTACATGCCAAAATAGGGAAGGGTTTGTTAAGGTGGCACGCGTGAAGGTACCCGACTCATCTGGGGCACGTGTGAATATGAATTTGAGTCTGAAAGGGTGTGGGCAAGAGTGCATGAAGGATTGTTCTTGCATGGCATACGCGAGTGCAGATGAAACGGGAGGAGGGAAGGGTTGCATGACGTGGTACGGGGACTTGATAGACACAAGAACTTTTTCAAATGTTGGGCAGGACTTGTATGTACGAGTTGATGCAGTTACTCTAG CTCAATTTGCAAATGGTTCTGTAATTAGCAAGAAGGCAAGGCTGGGAATTTCACTATTATCCGCTCTTGTGTTCCTTGGCCTAGTTTTCCTTTTGTGTTGGTTGGTAAGGAGGAAGAGCAAAG CAGGGAGGCAGAGAAAATATATGTTTTTCATGGAAGAGAGAACAGATCTCGATGATCAAAGTAAAATAAACTCAGAATTACAATTCTTTGATCGAACAACCGTCGCAGCTGCCACGGACAATTTCTCTGTAGCGAACAAGCTTGGGAAAGGAGGTTTTGGCTCAGTCTATAAG GGTGTACTTTATAATGGAAAGGAAGTAGCGGTGAAACGACTATCGAAGAATTCTGGTCAAGGAGTTGAAGAGTTTAAGAATGAAGTTGTGATAATTGCAAAACTCCAACACAGGAACCTTGTCAAGATTATAGGTTGCTGCGTTGAAGATAAAGAGAAGATGGTAATCTATGAATACGTACTAAACAAAAGTTTGGactcttttatttttg atgaaacaaaaagaaatcttTTAGATTGGACAAAACGCTTTGAGATTATCTCTGGGATTGCTAGAGGGATTTTATATCTTCATCAAGATTCGAGATTAAGGATTATCCATAGAGATCTAAAGGCCAGTAATATTCTACTGGATGCATCTATGAGCCCCAAAATAGCAGATTTTGGTATGGCAAGAATATTTCTGGGGGACCAATGTGAAGCAAATACACATCGTGTGGTCGGAACATA TGGTTATATGTCACCAGAGTATGCAATGGAAGGAATTTTTTCAGTAAAATCTGATGTATACAGTTTTGGCGTATTACTGCTAGAAATCATAACTGGCAGAAGGAATTCTGGTTATCACCACAAAAATTATCCCCACTCGAATTTGGTTGGATAT GTTTGGGACTTGTGGAGAGAAGGCAATGCCTTGGAAATCGTTGATCCATCCATGGCCGAATCGTACCATGTCAATGAAGTTGTGAGATGCATCCAAATTGCCCTCTTGTGTGTGCAAGAGTTTGCTGTTGACCGGCCAACCATGTCGATGGTTGTTTTCATGCTAGGTAACGAAGCAGCAGTTCCTTCCCCAACACAGCCTGCATTTTTGTTGATGAGGAGTCGTACTGGAGTAGGTCCATCAACGAGTACTGAAGGAGCTAATTCTATAAATGATGTGACATGTACAGAAATAGAAGCTCGCTAA
- the LOC137727462 gene encoding G-type lectin S-receptor-like serine/threonine-protein kinase RKS1 isoform X3, producing MNSTIFLFVIIRLLIFLVILPSSISVALDAITPNQPLRDGDFLLSAKKIFKLGFFSPGNSHNRYIGVWYNNIPIQTIVWIANRDNPIIPIAGTGTGLLAIHGDRGGLVIYGKDQNTALWSANVRVSSPNSSVIAKLRDTGNLVLLEYNGSSPTVLWQGFDYPTDTLLPWMKIGQNRRSGLNWSLTSWKSQDDPGSGNFSYEIDPTGFPQLMVYEGRAKWFRGGTWTGKRFSGVPEYTTNSVRNFVNNKDEIYMEITVPNDSVFTRGVLDESGIVKRFVWGAHENKWSEGSSNPSEWCDSYGRCGPNGNCDPYRNYNFSCLCLPGFKPKFPQDWDMRVGSGGCQRKSGASTCQNREGFVKVARVKVPDSSGARVNMNLSLKGCGQECMKDCSCMAYASADETGGGKGCMTWYGDLIDTRTFSNVGQDLYVRVDAVTLAQFANGSVISKKARLGISLLSALVFLGLVFLLCWLVRRKSKAGRQRKYMFFMEERTDLDDQSKINSELQFFDRTTVAAATDNFSVANKLGKGGFGSVYKGVLYNGKEVAVKRLSKNSGQGVEEFKNEVVIIAKLQHRNLVKIIGCCVEDKEKMVIYEYVLNKSLDSFIFDETKRNLLDWTKRFEIISGIARGILYLHQDSRLRIIHRDLKASNILLDASMSPKIADFGMARIFLGDQCEANTHRVVGT from the exons ATGAATTCTACCATATTCCTTTTTGTCATAATTAGATTGCTTATCTTCCTTGTGATTCTTCCCTCTTCCATTTCTGTTGCCCTAGACGCCATTACACCAAACCAACCCCTAAGAGATGGCGACTTTCTTCTCTCCGCCAAAAAAATCTTTAAACTAGGTTTTTTTAGCCCAGGCAATTCTCATAACCGTTACATCGGAGTTTGGTACAACAATATTCCAATCCAAACCATCGTCTGGATTGCAAACAGAGACAACCCCATAATTCCTATTGCTGGAACTGGAACTGGGCTCCTAGCTATTCATGGAGATCGTGGAGGCCTTGTCATTTATGGGAAGGACCAAAATACCGCTCTTTGGTCTGCTAATGTCAGAGTCTCTTCGCCAAACAGTTCCGTAATAGCCAAACTTCGGGATACAGGAAATCTTGTATTGCTTGAGTACAATGGTAGTAGCCCAACGGTGCTGTGGCAAGGCTTTGATTACCCCACAGATACACTGCTTCCTTGGATGAAGATTGGGCAGAACCGGCGGTCAGGGCTGAACTGGAGCCTAACATCTTGGAAGTCCCAGGATGATCCCGGATCAGGGAATTTTTCGTATGAGATTGACCCAACCGGGTTTCCGCAGTTGATGGTTTACGAGGGTCGAGCCAAATGGTTTCGAGGCGGAACTTGGACCGGCAAAAGATTTAGCGGGGTACCCGAATATACAACTAATAGTGTCCGCAACTTTGTGAACAATAAAGATGAGATATATATGGAGATAACTGTTCCAAATGACTCAGTATTCACAAGGGGGGTGCTAGATGAATCAGGAATTGTTAAACGGTTCGTATGGGGAGCTCACGAAAACAAATGGAGCGAAGGAAGCTCTAACCCTAGTGAGTGGTGTGACTCCTATGGACGGTGTGGTCCAAATGGTAACTGTGACCCGTACAGAAATTATAACTTCTCTTGCCTTTGTCTGCCCGGATTTAAACCCAAGTTCCCCCAGGATTGGGATATGAGAGTTGGATCGGGTGGATGCCAGAGAAAATCGGGAGCGTCTACATGCCAAAATAGGGAAGGGTTTGTTAAGGTGGCACGCGTGAAGGTACCCGACTCATCTGGGGCACGTGTGAATATGAATTTGAGTCTGAAAGGGTGTGGGCAAGAGTGCATGAAGGATTGTTCTTGCATGGCATACGCGAGTGCAGATGAAACGGGAGGAGGGAAGGGTTGCATGACGTGGTACGGGGACTTGATAGACACAAGAACTTTTTCAAATGTTGGGCAGGACTTGTATGTACGAGTTGATGCAGTTACTCTAG CTCAATTTGCAAATGGTTCTGTAATTAGCAAGAAGGCAAGGCTGGGAATTTCACTATTATCCGCTCTTGTGTTCCTTGGCCTAGTTTTCCTTTTGTGTTGGTTGGTAAGGAGGAAGAGCAAAG CAGGGAGGCAGAGAAAATATATGTTTTTCATGGAAGAGAGAACAGATCTCGATGATCAAAGTAAAATAAACTCAGAATTACAATTCTTTGATCGAACAACCGTCGCAGCTGCCACGGACAATTTCTCTGTAGCGAACAAGCTTGGGAAAGGAGGTTTTGGCTCAGTCTATAAG GGTGTACTTTATAATGGAAAGGAAGTAGCGGTGAAACGACTATCGAAGAATTCTGGTCAAGGAGTTGAAGAGTTTAAGAATGAAGTTGTGATAATTGCAAAACTCCAACACAGGAACCTTGTCAAGATTATAGGTTGCTGCGTTGAAGATAAAGAGAAGATGGTAATCTATGAATACGTACTAAACAAAAGTTTGGactcttttatttttg atgaaacaaaaagaaatcttTTAGATTGGACAAAACGCTTTGAGATTATCTCTGGGATTGCTAGAGGGATTTTATATCTTCATCAAGATTCGAGATTAAGGATTATCCATAGAGATCTAAAGGCCAGTAATATTCTACTGGATGCATCTATGAGCCCCAAAATAGCAGATTTTGGTATGGCAAGAATATTTCTGGGGGACCAATGTGAAGCAAATACACATCGTGTGGTCGGAACATA A
- the LOC137727462 gene encoding G-type lectin S-receptor-like serine/threonine-protein kinase RKS1 isoform X2 encodes MNSTIFLFVIIRLLIFLVILPSSISVALDAITPNQPLRDGDFLLSAKKIFKLGFFSPGNSHNRYIGVWYNNIPIQTIVWIANRDNPIIPIAGTGTGLLAIHGDRGGLVIYGKDQNTALWSANVRVSSPNSSVIAKLRDTGNLVLLEYNGSSPTVLWQGFDYPTDTLLPWMKIGQNRRSGLNWSLTSWKSQDDPGSGNFSYEIDPTGFPQLMVYEGRAKWFRGGTWTGKRFSGVPEYTTNSVRNFVNNKDEIYMEITVPNDSVFTRGVLDESGIVKRFVWGAHENKWSEGSSNPSEWCDSYGRCGPNGNCDPYRNYNFSCLCLPGFKPKFPQDWDMRVGSGGCQRKSGASTCQNREGFVKVARVKVPDSSGARVNMNLSLKGCGQECMKDCSCMAYASADETGGGKGCMTWYGDLIDTRTFSNVGQDLYVRVDAVTLAQFANGSVISKKARLGISLLSALVFLGLVFLLCWLVRRKSKGRQRKYMFFMEERTDLDDQSKINSELQFFDRTTVAAATDNFSVANKLGKGGFGSVYKGVLYNGKEVAVKRLSKNSGQGVEEFKNEVVIIAKLQHRNLVKIIGCCVEDKEKMVIYEYVLNKSLDSFIFDETKRNLLDWTKRFEIISGIARGILYLHQDSRLRIIHRDLKASNILLDASMSPKIADFGMARIFLGDQCEANTHRVVGTYGYMSPEYAMEGIFSVKSDVYSFGVLLLEIITGRRNSGYHHKNYPHSNLVGYVWDLWREGNALEIVDPSMAESYHVNEVVRCIQIALLCVQEFAVDRPTMSMVVFMLGNEAAVPSPTQPAFLLMRSRTGVGPSTSTEGANSINDVTCTEIEAR; translated from the exons ATGAATTCTACCATATTCCTTTTTGTCATAATTAGATTGCTTATCTTCCTTGTGATTCTTCCCTCTTCCATTTCTGTTGCCCTAGACGCCATTACACCAAACCAACCCCTAAGAGATGGCGACTTTCTTCTCTCCGCCAAAAAAATCTTTAAACTAGGTTTTTTTAGCCCAGGCAATTCTCATAACCGTTACATCGGAGTTTGGTACAACAATATTCCAATCCAAACCATCGTCTGGATTGCAAACAGAGACAACCCCATAATTCCTATTGCTGGAACTGGAACTGGGCTCCTAGCTATTCATGGAGATCGTGGAGGCCTTGTCATTTATGGGAAGGACCAAAATACCGCTCTTTGGTCTGCTAATGTCAGAGTCTCTTCGCCAAACAGTTCCGTAATAGCCAAACTTCGGGATACAGGAAATCTTGTATTGCTTGAGTACAATGGTAGTAGCCCAACGGTGCTGTGGCAAGGCTTTGATTACCCCACAGATACACTGCTTCCTTGGATGAAGATTGGGCAGAACCGGCGGTCAGGGCTGAACTGGAGCCTAACATCTTGGAAGTCCCAGGATGATCCCGGATCAGGGAATTTTTCGTATGAGATTGACCCAACCGGGTTTCCGCAGTTGATGGTTTACGAGGGTCGAGCCAAATGGTTTCGAGGCGGAACTTGGACCGGCAAAAGATTTAGCGGGGTACCCGAATATACAACTAATAGTGTCCGCAACTTTGTGAACAATAAAGATGAGATATATATGGAGATAACTGTTCCAAATGACTCAGTATTCACAAGGGGGGTGCTAGATGAATCAGGAATTGTTAAACGGTTCGTATGGGGAGCTCACGAAAACAAATGGAGCGAAGGAAGCTCTAACCCTAGTGAGTGGTGTGACTCCTATGGACGGTGTGGTCCAAATGGTAACTGTGACCCGTACAGAAATTATAACTTCTCTTGCCTTTGTCTGCCCGGATTTAAACCCAAGTTCCCCCAGGATTGGGATATGAGAGTTGGATCGGGTGGATGCCAGAGAAAATCGGGAGCGTCTACATGCCAAAATAGGGAAGGGTTTGTTAAGGTGGCACGCGTGAAGGTACCCGACTCATCTGGGGCACGTGTGAATATGAATTTGAGTCTGAAAGGGTGTGGGCAAGAGTGCATGAAGGATTGTTCTTGCATGGCATACGCGAGTGCAGATGAAACGGGAGGAGGGAAGGGTTGCATGACGTGGTACGGGGACTTGATAGACACAAGAACTTTTTCAAATGTTGGGCAGGACTTGTATGTACGAGTTGATGCAGTTACTCTAG CTCAATTTGCAAATGGTTCTGTAATTAGCAAGAAGGCAAGGCTGGGAATTTCACTATTATCCGCTCTTGTGTTCCTTGGCCTAGTTTTCCTTTTGTGTTGGTTGGTAAGGAGGAAGAGCAAAG GGAGGCAGAGAAAATATATGTTTTTCATGGAAGAGAGAACAGATCTCGATGATCAAAGTAAAATAAACTCAGAATTACAATTCTTTGATCGAACAACCGTCGCAGCTGCCACGGACAATTTCTCTGTAGCGAACAAGCTTGGGAAAGGAGGTTTTGGCTCAGTCTATAAG GGTGTACTTTATAATGGAAAGGAAGTAGCGGTGAAACGACTATCGAAGAATTCTGGTCAAGGAGTTGAAGAGTTTAAGAATGAAGTTGTGATAATTGCAAAACTCCAACACAGGAACCTTGTCAAGATTATAGGTTGCTGCGTTGAAGATAAAGAGAAGATGGTAATCTATGAATACGTACTAAACAAAAGTTTGGactcttttatttttg atgaaacaaaaagaaatcttTTAGATTGGACAAAACGCTTTGAGATTATCTCTGGGATTGCTAGAGGGATTTTATATCTTCATCAAGATTCGAGATTAAGGATTATCCATAGAGATCTAAAGGCCAGTAATATTCTACTGGATGCATCTATGAGCCCCAAAATAGCAGATTTTGGTATGGCAAGAATATTTCTGGGGGACCAATGTGAAGCAAATACACATCGTGTGGTCGGAACATA TGGTTATATGTCACCAGAGTATGCAATGGAAGGAATTTTTTCAGTAAAATCTGATGTATACAGTTTTGGCGTATTACTGCTAGAAATCATAACTGGCAGAAGGAATTCTGGTTATCACCACAAAAATTATCCCCACTCGAATTTGGTTGGATAT GTTTGGGACTTGTGGAGAGAAGGCAATGCCTTGGAAATCGTTGATCCATCCATGGCCGAATCGTACCATGTCAATGAAGTTGTGAGATGCATCCAAATTGCCCTCTTGTGTGTGCAAGAGTTTGCTGTTGACCGGCCAACCATGTCGATGGTTGTTTTCATGCTAGGTAACGAAGCAGCAGTTCCTTCCCCAACACAGCCTGCATTTTTGTTGATGAGGAGTCGTACTGGAGTAGGTCCATCAACGAGTACTGAAGGAGCTAATTCTATAAATGATGTGACATGTACAGAAATAGAAGCTCGCTAA